In Armatimonadota bacterium, one genomic interval encodes:
- a CDS encoding PEP-CTERM sorting domain-containing protein has product MKMRSFALLLSTLLLVGSASIGSANMILNGDFESNSASGDMYNLSNGGFTSTMSNTTGYGSGGELDIMTTSTYGFAPQSGSWKVGMATGIGTDAFSFDLSGSILNGTSYTLSFYAAATTAIRPGTGPVDIGISTSATSFGTQVYTTGTGISGSGWQYFTTTFTAGINASYLTVQCAPTGGDISWIHVDNFSLTAVPEPGSLAVLGLGAFLLARRRR; this is encoded by the coding sequence ATGAAGATGCGCAGTTTTGCGTTGCTATTGTCAACGCTATTACTTGTTGGCTCCGCCTCGATTGGCAGTGCCAACATGATCCTCAACGGGGATTTCGAGAGCAACTCCGCCAGTGGCGACATGTACAACCTGTCGAACGGCGGCTTCACTTCGACCATGAGCAACACCACGGGATACGGTTCCGGCGGTGAACTCGACATCATGACGACCTCGACCTATGGTTTTGCTCCCCAAAGCGGCAGTTGGAAAGTAGGCATGGCGACCGGTATTGGAACCGACGCGTTCTCGTTCGACCTATCAGGTTCGATCCTGAACGGGACCAGCTACACGCTGAGCTTCTATGCCGCTGCGACAACCGCCATTCGGCCAGGGACGGGACCCGTCGATATTGGCATTTCGACCAGTGCCACCTCGTTTGGGACTCAGGTCTACACGACTGGCACGGGCATTTCTGGCTCGGGTTGGCAGTATTTTACGACGACCTTCACCGCCGGCATAAACGCTTCGTACCTGACAGTACAATGCGCTCCCACCGGCGGCGACATCTCGTGGATACACGTGGACAACTTCTCGCTGACCGCGGTTCCAGAGCCCGGCAGCCTTGCAGTCCTCGGACTTGGAGCGTTCCTCCTGGCGCGACGGCGACGCTAG
- a CDS encoding homocysteine S-methyltransferase family protein has protein sequence MNWLTKALDQGPFLLDGAMGSMLFKAGLKPGECAELWNVEQPEKVRAIHKAYLSAGSMAVTANTFGGTPDALARHGLETRCEELNAAAVSVARGADAQSAFRVLGDLGPFGGFLEPLGETTLPELKNMFDYQIGALHEAGADGIIIETMSDPQEAATAVHVARGFGDWPVLATLAFQKAGEDFRTMMGSTVPVALGAVIDAGADVVGANCGTGLELEDYLRLAEALVAAAGPVPVILQPNAGAPKQVDGAVVYPATPEQMGAWAKSARDAGVKVIGGCCGTTPEHLKAMAEALKRTA, from the coding sequence ATGAACTGGCTCACAAAGGCTCTGGACCAAGGCCCTTTCCTGCTCGACGGCGCAATGGGCTCGATGCTCTTCAAAGCAGGGCTCAAGCCGGGCGAATGCGCCGAGCTGTGGAACGTCGAGCAGCCTGAAAAGGTGCGCGCGATCCATAAGGCTTATCTGAGTGCGGGTTCGATGGCCGTGACAGCAAACACCTTCGGCGGAACGCCCGATGCGCTCGCACGCCATGGGCTCGAGACCCGGTGCGAAGAACTGAACGCCGCCGCCGTTAGCGTGGCCCGTGGAGCAGACGCTCAATCTGCCTTTCGCGTCCTCGGCGACCTCGGCCCCTTCGGAGGCTTCCTGGAACCCCTCGGCGAGACGACCCTTCCCGAACTGAAGAATATGTTCGACTACCAGATCGGCGCGCTCCATGAAGCGGGTGCCGACGGCATCATCATCGAGACCATGTCCGACCCGCAAGAAGCGGCAACCGCGGTGCATGTGGCTCGAGGGTTTGGCGATTGGCCCGTCTTGGCGACTTTAGCGTTTCAGAAAGCTGGGGAAGACTTCCGCACGATGATGGGTTCGACGGTTCCTGTAGCGCTTGGCGCGGTGATCGACGCGGGCGCCGACGTGGTGGGGGCGAACTGCGGCACGGGGTTGGAGTTGGAAGATTATCTTCGGCTCGCGGAGGCGCTGGTCGCGGCTGCGGGACCAGTTCCGGTCATTTTGCAGCCGAACGCGGGCGCACCCAAGCAGGTGGACGGCGCAGTGGTCTATCCGGCCACACCCGAGCAGATGGGCGCCTGGGCGAAGTCTGCCCGGGATGCGGGCGTAAAGGTGATCGGGGGCTGCTGCGGCACCACGCCCGAGCACCTGAAGGCAATGGCGGAGGCGCTGAAACGAACGGCGTGA
- the deoC gene encoding deoxyribose-phosphate aldolase, which produces MIDHSLLNPALDDPAIAEGCDLAMAFDVASVCVVPYALAQCSKRLEGSDVLPTTVVGFPHGSQTTEVKLADVSRGLRDGAKELDMVVCIGKVLSGDWGYVEREIGQVLSEIHAAGAKLKVIFENAYLQDAHKIRLCEICGGLGVDWVKTSTGYAPGGATDEDLKLMRLHSPPNVQVKAAGGVRTLDRLLEVRAIGVTRSGATATVTILNEARSRLSLPAIPWPVG; this is translated from the coding sequence ATGATCGACCATTCGCTGCTGAATCCAGCCTTGGACGACCCAGCGATCGCCGAGGGTTGCGATCTCGCGATGGCGTTCGATGTGGCCAGCGTGTGTGTGGTGCCCTACGCCCTAGCTCAGTGTTCGAAGAGGCTCGAAGGCTCAGATGTACTGCCCACGACCGTTGTGGGATTCCCTCACGGCTCCCAAACCACCGAAGTGAAATTGGCGGACGTCTCGCGGGGGCTTCGGGACGGAGCAAAGGAACTCGACATGGTGGTCTGCATCGGCAAGGTGCTCTCGGGGGATTGGGGGTACGTCGAGCGCGAGATCGGCCAGGTTCTCTCAGAGATCCACGCCGCTGGAGCGAAGCTGAAGGTGATCTTCGAAAACGCTTATCTGCAGGACGCGCACAAGATCAGGCTGTGCGAGATCTGCGGAGGGCTCGGCGTGGACTGGGTGAAGACCTCGACCGGCTATGCCCCTGGAGGCGCGACCGACGAGGACCTGAAGCTGATGCGGCTGCACAGCCCGCCGAACGTGCAGGTCAAGGCGGCGGGAGGGGTTCGGACGCTCGATCGGCTCCTGGAAGTGCGGGCAATCGGCGTCACCCGATCCGGCGCGACAGCGACAGTGACAATCCTAAACGAGGCCCGTTCACGGCTCTCTCTGCCGGCCATTCCATGGCCGGTTGGGTGA